From the genome of Prunus persica cultivar Lovell chromosome G8, Prunus_persica_NCBIv2, whole genome shotgun sequence:
ATATATTAAGACCTTATCTGTGGTCCCATTTTATACATTGGGACAATTCTAAACAGACAAAGCTAAATCATAGAATGATGATTAATATTCGACATTCTTAAACATATTCACTTATTACACCATTGGAACTAGGTGTGACCACAGGATCTTAATACCAATTACCATATAATTATCAACCcaaatcaatataaaaaagagTGCATTGTGTAGCACTTAACATAATTTACAGGTTTACATGGATGCTTTGCAATTTCTTATCTCATTCTCAAATCTCCAAATGAAGAGAGAAGCTTAAGCTATATAAATGCATAATTCAATATGTgcttcagaaaaataaaaaggaaaattatttGTACTAAATTTACGAACCACATCATAGATCATATTTATTCACTAGCTTAACATATATTCACATCGAGCGCATCATCTCGGTTATCCAGGACTTCCAAGTAATAAGTTAGTCCTCTTTTTATTAAAGATTCGAATCTACAATGTGGTTTTGTGGTCTCTCCCATGAATCGACGTCAAACATGTCATCCATGCCATCGTTTGCACTTGGATTGCCATCTTCGGGTTGACGCCTTTCGTCAACCTCAGCATATTGTTGCAGCTTTTGTTTGCACAGCGTCAGTTGCTCTTGCAATAGACTCCTCTCGGATTCGTGCCTCATTATAATCCACTGTAACGATTGAATCACTTCTTCATCAAACTGCTGCTTCTGTTCAGCCATCCGACGGTACTGATTGGCTTGGATTTCAATACAGCTTTTCTCATTTTGAAGACGCAAGATCATGGCCATTGTTTCCTCAGCTGCAGATGCTGCTGCCATCCTTTCCTTCTCGAGCTCGACACGAGCCTTGTTTGTTTTTCGCCGCTCGATCTTTACTGATTTTCTCAATGCCAAAGCATCAAATTCTCCGTCCTCATTGCAACAAATACTTTCCTCCttatcaccatcatcatcatcatcagcagcagcagcatcatcatcaacatcatcaGCTTCATCTTCTGCAGCAGCTTTGGCCTTGATTTTTTTGCTGAAGGCGAAGCCATCTGCATTCAGTGGTTGTGAATTCTCCAACGATTTTGGAGCATAAACTTCATCAAAACCACGTTTTGAACAAAACCCATTTCTCACTTCACTTGCTTTCCCtctaaaatcacataaaaattCTATCAAACACTTGGCATGACAGCCAACTTGCAAAACCTTTAACCCCAACACAAACACCAAGAACAGCCCCAACAGCTTGAAAACTAGTGAGAAACGGCCAAACATAAAAAACCCACATCCAAAATCACTCCCCTGACTCAAAAGCTTGATACATGAAGCACACTCCATGTCCAAAATCCCCAAGAAAATCTGCAAAACCCTCTaaaaaacagagcaaaacACAACCAACAAGCAAAACCGACCCAAAATCTGCATCTGCTTCTCCCAACTCAGccaaatccaatccaaccTTGATATTTATACTCATACATTCATTTTAAGCAAGAAATCTTGGGCATTTATGAAATTCAGAGAGAATTTATACAAAATCCAACTGGATTTTAccttttctttgcttctttgcttataaaaatgattaaattGAAAGTCAGTAAAATAACTTTCCAAATAAGTGTAAGCTTACCACTCGAGAGAGCCAGAAAGTTTAGAGGCACTAAACAGTGAGAAGATGAGTTGGGGATattggaaattgaaaacaaacgGCGTAGAAAACAAGGAGGGGCACTCGTTAAGGCAAAAATAGAGATGATGAGACCAATGTGGATGTTGTGggtttgtctatttttttggtgccatttatatataattttggtCACAGATGTCGCAATTATAACAATTATAGAAGTAAGATTTGGTAAAGTcatgagagaagagagagatgtcAGTAGAGCCCTCACTCCCTCTTATTGCAGAGAGGACGGTACATTAGGGATTTTGTGGCATTTCTGTAAATGATGACAAGTCCAGGGACGTTTATGTTA
Proteins encoded in this window:
- the LOC18767878 gene encoding protein FLOURY 1-like, giving the protein MECASCIKLLSQGSDFGCGFFMFGRFSLVFKLLGLFLVFVLGLKVLQVGCHAKCLIEFLCDFRGKASEVRNGFCSKRGFDEVYAPKSLENSQPLNADGFAFSKKIKAKAAAEDEADDVDDDAAAADDDDDGDKEESICCNEDGEFDALALRKSVKIERRKTNKARVELEKERMAAASAAEETMAMILRLQNEKSCIEIQANQYRRMAEQKQQFDEEVIQSLQWIIMRHESERSLLQEQLTLCKQKLQQYAEVDERRQPEDGNPSANDGMDDMFDVDSWERPQNHIVDSNL